The genomic interval CAAGGACATCATCCACGCCGCGCTCGATGGCTTCAACGGTATCCAAATTCGATTCTCGTTCTTTTCTCGCATTTACTGctcattgttatttttattattttagttatgaTATTCGTCTTGGTCTTAGCTTAGCTCAACTGGTAACCAAGTAAACAATGCTGGATTAAGATTTAAAGCAAATTGcacccatcattccaaggattcGTGAAATTACACAAACTTCTCCGacatttttaaaagattaaggGTGATTATTACAGTAGTTAGAAATTTAGGTAGAATTTTTGTAGTTTTTGGAAATCTCAAGAATGGTTAAGGTAATGGATTGTAAGATTTATGGTATGCTGTGGTTGCGTAGTGTTAGGAATCCTAGATAAGACTAAgactaaattataatatataaatgagggTCATACTCATGTGACAAGCTGGATTTATGAGGTTGAAATAGAGATAAATCTACTTATTAAGATGATCCGAGAGTTATTTAGAGTCTATTCTAGTCAAGTTTATTGGCACTATTGTGTCACCACTATAAAGATTGTGTTTACTAAAGTTTATAATGTACCAGTAGAGAACTAAAGTTAAAATAGGGATAACTACAGCAACTATGTTAAGTTGAAATGAAGTGATTTTATGTTTAGACATTTTTCTTTAAGAACAAGTCTCATTATCAAGTTTTCTTTCCAATTCTTTCAACCAATGATCAATTTTTCAATGGACTAAACGTCTGATCATTTACTTAACCTAAAATAAGGATAACTACAGCAACTAAGTGAATAGCTTAACGTAAAGTTAATTTTGAAATGAATTGATTTTATGTTTagatattttattctaaaaccaAGTGTCATTATCTAGTTTTCTTTTCAATTGTTtcaaataataatcaaaatttcAACGGACTAAACGTCTAAACATTTACTTAAAATTACTAGTATTTCAATGTGCTTTTGGAAGATGCTACGAAAATCCAAACACTAGtgttgtaattaattttttgtaatttctaaATGTGAATGTTGATTTGTTGAGATCATGTCGCATGCTATGCTCAGGAACTGCATTTGCGTACGGGCAGACCAGTAGTGGCAAGACTTTCACCATGAATGGTTCTGAAACTGACGCGGGAGTGATTCCTCGGGCAGTTGGAGACATATTTGGGACAATTGAGACGGTAGGTTTAGTACTTAGTACGAGATTGTTTCAGTGTGTTAAGTTTGTGGTTATTTATGTAAAGTTGATGTTTGGTTCATCCAATTCGGTGCCTCAGATGTCTGATCGAGAGTTTCTGATACGAGTTTCGTATATGGAGATCTACAACGAAGAAATTAATGACCTTCTTGTTGTTGAAAATCAGAAATTGCAAATTCACGAGAGTTTGGAGGTTGCGTAGTTGCTATATGCattcttttcaaaatttgatGTGCGTTCACACTATAGAAAATGTATGGTATAAATGGGCTGacttttgtattttaatttttgccAGCGTGGAGTATTTGTTTCAGGGCTGAAAGAGGAAATTGTAAATAATGCTGAACAAGTGCTGGATCTCATTAAAGCAGGGGAAGGTTTGTATTTATACTGATACATTCTTATAATTTTCTCTGAAGTTTGAACGTATATGCATGCTTAAGTTGATGATTGTTCTTTGATATTTTTACAGTTAACAGACATTTTGGTGAGACAAATATGAATGTAAGGAGTAGCAGATCGCATACAATATTTAGAATGGTATCCCTCAAACTTTTTATTTGCGATACTTATGTTTCTCAGAAAACCTTTCCTCATAAGATTACTCCTACCTAAATGATTTGTTGAAATGAAATATGCAGGTGATTGAAAGCAAAGGGAAGGATTCCAATGATTGTTCAATTAATGATGTTGTTCGAGTTTCAGTCTTGGTTTGTATTCTTTTCTCACACTTTCCTTGTATATAAGAAATTCTTACTAGTGATTCGCATGCTTATTGTGGAGTTTGTGGAATTAGAATTTAGTAGATCTAGCTGGTTCTGAAAGGATTGCCAAGACTGGAGCTGATGGAGTACGTTTAAAAGAAGGAAAATACATTAACAAGAGCTTGATGGTTTTGGGAAATGTTATCAACAAACTAAGTGAGGGTTCGAAACAAAGGTATATAGTTATTTGCCCTGCCTCCTGtgcaatattttaattttgggaGCTTTTTAGAAGATAATAATGCTCCGCCCCTTTTTGTTTTATGGCAGGGGGCATATCCCTTATCGTGATAGTAAATTAACTCGTATACTCCAACCTGCTCTTGGTGGTAATGCCAAAACGTCAATTATTTGCACTATAGCaccagaagaggtagaggctgTGATTTCGATTATACGTTGCTCTTTTCATCTTCTTGAGATCGACAATATTTTAATACCAATATTCGTTAATCCATTCAGATTCACATTGAAGAATCAAGGGGAACTCTTCAGTTTGCCAGTAGAGCCAAACGCATCACAAATTGCGTTCAAGTGAATGAGGTCTGTGTATTTTTATGTACTTGAAGTTTACTATCTTATAACTTTTACcctgttaaattttattttatctccttAAAGTTTCATGTTGCTTGTTGAATATGAAGTCGGTGTAGGCTGTGTACGTGAATATGTAGTCCTCGGTACCATTAATTGTGAAATGTTAACGTTTTACAATCGTAAGTTTCCACCGTGCTCATCTTACTGGGCATGCGTTTTATACATACTGGTAAGACTTGCCCGACAGGGTATTAGCAGACTAGAGTGAATTGGGTCAAGCCTGAACTTTTCTCTACATTTTACTTGTTTTCCTCAGGGAATAGTTAACATAGGTACTTCAATAATAAATCTTCAATTCCTTCGAAGATAGCTATATGCGCATAGCGTGTGCTTTCATGTGCATCTGTACTTGTTTCTAGCCTATATTTGGCGACTGTGTCTTGACAACAGAAATTTTACAGATATTGACGGATGCTGCCTTGTTAAAACGGCAACAATTAGAGATAGAGGAACTGCGTAAGAAGCTTCAGGTAATCTTCTCCTGATGATAATCTGTAcattcaaaataagaaaatgttacataataaaagtttcttttcaGGGATCCCATGCTGAGGTGCTCGAGCAACAGATTCTTAATCTCAGGAACGATTTGCTGAAGGTAGGTCTGAACTCTCAAATTCCTACGCACTATGCATAGTTAGAGTTCATTCTAAAGCATTACCATGAACTCTGTTCTATCtttttgtattaattaattaactatcTGCTTATATCTCACTGTACAGTATGAAATGGAGCGTGGGAAACTTGAAATGGAACTGCAAGAGGAGAGGAAATCACGTAATCAATGGATTAGGGAACGGATGAATTTTGATAATTCTACTACGAAATCTTTCTCAGACTGTGGGACGAACGACAGTCAGGTGAACCTCGTTTATCTGAATGATCATTATATCTGTATGTTAAACTGAATTGCATAATCACTTTTTTTCGCATTGGAACAATTCACAGTTTTCCTTTCTGTACCGCGTTATAGTTAGCatgattttcattctcacttttcCTGATATTTTAACCATTTTATTCATTAGGGACCGGGATTTTTGAGGCACGGATTTATGGAAGAGTACAGTGATATTGGTAGTATATCTCAAGGAGATATTTTCAAATCTCCGAAGGCAGATCCCAGTGCTTTTGTAGTCAGACGATCAAAGTATTCAACGTTGCCAGATCAAAGCCCCCTTCCAGATGCTTTCTCTAACGTGGCTGATGAAGATATGTGGTTGAAAATGAACAACGGTTATGTTGCAGACCTTGATTCCCTTCAAACTACTCCTCCCACCAACAGAAAAGTTCAGTCATTCCCAACAATTGATACAACTCCTGTGAGTACATATGTATTGTTTTATGTGCTCTTGCATTTCTATTGTTTCGCATCCATCCACATCTTCCCCCAAagggaaaaaaataaagaaaatggtAGCGCTATTCTGTTTGCACTGGTTGTCCTCCATAACTGAAGATACAAGAGAAGTCTGTGTCTAGACATACATGGTGGagattatatttttactttgtttGGTTGATGGATTTTGCAAAATTTCCGTTGTTGTATTCTTGTTGATTTCACCATTTTGGCCAAACGGTATTCAACAATTATAGACTCGCTTGATCATGATCATGTGTTAAAAGGTTTTACCAAAACTGGAATTTGTGCAAACCATTTTTGTAGTTCAAATGTTCAGTAAGTTTACGGCCGTGGCTTGCGCGTGGCTTTTAATTAATGCATATTATGATTATGATAtcagtatattttttttattaagtagtATATGATGCATTTCTTTTGGCAGTTGTTACTTAGTTTCGTTTGACCTGTGTTTGTCAGGGTTGTACTAGTGAAATTGAGAAGTATGAACAAGAGATTCAAGATTTGAGGAGACAACTAGAACTAGCTAAAGAAAGGATAAATGAACTCGAGGTCAGTATCTGATAGATATCCTATCTCAATCACATTTGTGAAACTTTAATTTTGACTATAGAATTGTGATCAATCTAGAAGATCACTAAAAATATTGTGCAACTTGATTTATGAATAAAAGGGGAGAATTCTTCCAGTATGGTGTTACAAATTACAATTATGATAATTGTACATATTGAACATCCATAAAATATCCATTTTTGAACTACTGATAAGAGATATAAAACATGGTTTCTTTAGAGTCGACCATCcataaaatactaatatattGAGCTTCCTTTTTTAATAAGATTTAAAGAGATACCATTGTATTCGTCTCATGTCATTGTTCGGCATAATGTTATGTATTATTAGCATTTGCTGTTTGAGCTTCTTTTTGTAAATCGGTATTATGGTTGGCTCTATGTTAATTACGTGTGTGAATCCAGAAGCATTCAAAGGAAGTGCCATCAAGCAAGCACTTAATGAGCGAAGCACCAAAACATCAACAAGAAACACAGCTAATTCATGAATTGCCTCTGGGGTTATCTGAATCTGTAGGAAATTTCAAAGATGGCTTTGAGGAGGTTTTGTTGGCAATGCAGGTTGAATGAGTGCACTATATCAGTCTTTTTGAACTTTTTTTGCGTGATCATTTCAAGAAACACTAAAGTATTTTTCTCTTGTGTCCTAAACAGAGATGTGCATCGGGTGGCACACTATCGACTGAGAAGATACTTTCAACCGTGAGTGAAATTGGAGCTGATCTATTTGCAACTTTGGAAGGTCATTTTGCAGTGAATATGGGTAGTCAAAGGTCTTCCACTGGAAACTGTACTGTAATCAATGGACAACAAAAAATGTTTCGCGAGAGGATTGACAATATAATTACATCACTGGAGTTATGGAAAAGCTCAATAACAGAAGGACAGGAGAAGAAACAGTGTGAACACAAGGTAGTTGTCTGCTCACAAATATCAagatatcaatcatcaatcatgGTTTTATTCTTTGTCTTATTTTTAGGGCATCTCCTGTCTTCTTTGAGAATTCCATTGCCATTAGTACAATAGTAACTGAAACCTTGACTGGCACATGTCCAGTAGCTGAAATTGAGGAAATGATTAAGAAATTATAGATATATAATAGCTTTACACGGGATTGTCCTGTTTTTAAAACGATAAAAATCATCTATGATTAATTTATTCTACTTGTGGAATATGTGTATGATATAAGAATTGTTAGAAATAAAATGTTGTTTAACCAGTTCCCCTCATGGTCTCCTTGTTGCAAATAGTACATATACATACCCTTCGAATTTATAATTGTatgttattttctttattatacTAGTCATCAAATGATGGCAATATATTAGAGAAATTACTATTGacaaaaattagaaatattacAAGATTCCATTTTCTTTGTTAGAAGCAAGTCTGTATAAGAGTTGATTTGATTCATATTGTGCTAGCTTGTCCATATGAATAGTTAGGATTACCAAAGTCAACTTGTTGAATGTGGTTAGAGCTTAGGAATTTCTATTGGGTAGGAATAAAAAGTCAGGTAAATCACTTTTGTATTGATTTCTCTTTAGCTTTTTATAGAATCAAATGCCATTGAAGAGAATTGTTGAGAGATATTAAAACTCAGGCTGAAGGAAGCCCAGTCTGCAAGATATTTTTCCTTAGTTTATGCACAAATCTGTGTACTCAGATTTCTATAGACTACCATAGGTGAACATATAGAACTGCATTCTAGCATAAAATGAGACAAAGCATGGTAGGTTGTTCTTGATTAtcctaaattaaatttttgtgaCAAAGGGCTCTGATTTGGGAGGTGAAACTGCTTACTCAAAGGAGGATTTATGTGAAAGATATGAAAGCATGGAAAGGGAGTTACAGCTTTTGAAGGTCGAAAGAGAGTCTTTGCTGCAAAAGTTCTCTGAATCATCTGAGAAACTATCAGTGGTTTCCAGCCAAAAAGAAAATGTTTTGAAAGATTTAAATACTGAAGTGCTGAGAAGGAAAAATCTAGAAGGGGAAGTTAAGCAGTTTGCTGCAGCTTTTGCTAGTCGTCAGGAATCACTCATTTCCTTTCATAGTGAT from Phaseolus vulgaris cultivar G19833 chromosome 1, P. vulgaris v2.0, whole genome shotgun sequence carries:
- the LOC137816573 gene encoding kinesin-like protein KIN-7N isoform X2, with translation MEKICVAVRLRPLVSEDSSSAAGTFWKVEDNRISLHKIHGTPLSASSHAFDHIFDERSTNANVYELLAKDIIHAALDGFNGTAFAYGQTSSGKTFTMNGSETDAGVIPRAVGDIFGTIETMSDREFLIRVSYMEIYNEEINDLLVVENQKLQIHESLERGVFVSGLKEEIVNNAEQVLDLIKAGEVNRHFGETNMNVRSSRSHTIFRMVIESKGKDSNDCSINDVVRVSVLNLVDLAGSERIAKTGADGVRLKEGKYINKSLMVLGNVINKLSEGSKQRGHIPYRDSKLTRILQPALGGNAKTSIICTIAPEEIHIEESRGTLQFASRAKRITNCVQVNEILTDAALLKRQQLEIEELRKKLQGSHAEVLEQQILNLRNDLLKYEMERGKLEMELQEERKSRNQWIRERMNFDNSTTKSFSDCGTNDSQGPGFLRHGFMEEYSDIGSISQGDIFKSPKADPSAFVVRRSKYSTLPDQSPLPDAFSNVADEDMWLKMNNGYVADLDSLQTTPPTNRKVQSFPTIDTTPGCTSEIEKYEQEIQDLRRQLELAKERINELEHSKEVPSSKHLMSEAPKHQQETQLIHELPLGLSESVGNFKDGFEEVLLAMQRCASGGTLSTEKILSTVSEIGADLFATLEGHFAVNMGSQRSSTGNCTVINGQQKMFRERIDNIITSLELWKSSITEGQEKKQCEHKGSDLGGETAYSKEDLCERYESMERELQLLKVERESLLQKFSESSEKLSVVSSQKENVLKDLNTEVLRRKNLEGEVKQFAAAFASRQESLISFHSDLKTKIEKWRTQTPISVPKSFG
- the LOC137816573 gene encoding kinesin-like protein KIN-7N isoform X1, whose amino-acid sequence is MEKICVAVRLRPLVSEDSSSAAGTFWKVEDNRISLHKIHGTPLSASSHAFDHIFDERSTNANVYELLAKDIIHAALDGFNGTAFAYGQTSSGKTFTMNGSETDAGVIPRAVGDIFGTIETMSDREFLIRVSYMEIYNEEINDLLVVENQKLQIHESLERGVFVSGLKEEIVNNAEQVLDLIKAGEVNRHFGETNMNVRSSRSHTIFRMVIESKGKDSNDCSINDVVRVSVLNLVDLAGSERIAKTGADGVRLKEGKYINKSLMVLGNVINKLSEGSKQRGHIPYRDSKLTRILQPALGGNAKTSIICTIAPEEIHIEESRGTLQFASRAKRITNCVQVNEILTDAALLKRQQLEIEELRKKLQGSHAEVLEQQILNLRNDLLKYEMERGKLEMELQEERKSRNQWIRERMNFDNSTTKSFSDCGTNDSQGPGFLRHGFMEEYSDIGSISQGDIFKSPKADPSAFVVRRSKYSTLPDQSPLPDAFSNVADEDMWLKMNNGYVADLDSLQTTPPTNRKVQSFPTIDTTPGCTSEIEKYEQEIQDLRRQLELAKERINELEKHSKEVPSSKHLMSEAPKHQQETQLIHELPLGLSESVGNFKDGFEEVLLAMQRCASGGTLSTEKILSTVSEIGADLFATLEGHFAVNMGSQRSSTGNCTVINGQQKMFRERIDNIITSLELWKSSITEGQEKKQCEHKGSDLGGETAYSKEDLCERYESMERELQLLKVERESLLQKFSESSEKLSVVSSQKENVLKDLNTEVLRRKNLEGEVKQFAAAFASRQESLISFHSDLKTKIEKWRTQTPISVPKSFG